In the genome of Flavobacterium panacagri, one region contains:
- a CDS encoding molybdenum cofactor biosynthesis protein MoaE: MSKNVFVEGPIAPEFIAESIAKHQSKHTIGAHNIFLGQVRADVIHDNTVVAIDYSAYTDMANEALYTIREKAFAKFDLTCMHIYHSLGVVKAGEICLFVFVSATRRKQVYEATEAIVNWIKTDVPIFGKEMFENDTFTWKQNS; encoded by the coding sequence ATGAGTAAAAATGTATTTGTAGAAGGGCCAATTGCTCCTGAATTTATCGCCGAGTCGATTGCCAAACACCAATCCAAACACACAATTGGTGCACATAACATATTTCTAGGACAAGTTCGTGCTGATGTCATTCACGACAATACAGTCGTAGCGATTGATTATTCAGCTTACACTGATATGGCGAACGAAGCATTATATACCATTCGTGAAAAAGCTTTCGCTAAATTCGATTTAACCTGCATGCATATTTATCACAGTTTAGGCGTTGTAAAAGCAGGCGAAATCTGTTTGTTTGTTTTCGTTTCGGCAACACGACGCAAACAAGTTTATGAAGCGACAGAAGCTATCGTAAACTGGATTAAAACCGATGTTCCGATTTTTGGAAAAGAAATGTTTGAAAATGACACATTCACTTGGAAACAAAATAGTTAA